In Fusarium fujikuroi IMI 58289 draft genome, chromosome FFUJ_chr02, the genomic stretch GGTCAGTTGCAAGTTGACTAGGCTTCAGTGTTCAGGGTAAGCAACAACGGCTTTGAATCATGAGATACAACGCGGGACAGATCATGATCGGTAGTTAGCAAGCGAACAAGATCTACGATAAGCTTCATTATTAGCCAGGACTTGAATGATGCTAGCCAAAGCTGGGAAGACTTAAGCCAAGAGATAATTTCCGAGATCGCGGGATGAAATGAAGCCCCCATGATGGATTCAAAAAGAGATTAAGCGATTACAATGACGTCGTTTAGGAAATTCAATGTCACATGAAGGGTGACAGCAATCTCAGGGTCTGCAAAGCTTAGGGTTTCTTATCAGAAGTGGCTCCAACGCATCAGGTATAAGGTATGAATAATTAAGCAGACCTCAGTATAGGCACAGAGTATTGAGGCTACACTGACCTTGACTCGCCAGAATGGATAGTCTATAGAGGTTTGGTTACCGAATTGACGCAGAATGGTCACAGAAAAACATGACGACATGTTCTCTCACAACAGAAGGATCTCAGGTATTAATCAAAAAGTTTTGCCAGCATATAAAAACGAAGGGAAGCCTCGTAGCGACGACCACAGGGAACTGCATGACCAAGAATAATCGATACAAATTGGATTGATGATTTGATCATTCTTATTAGCTTGCATAAGTGAAACATTGAAACGAAAACGTCGGATCATCGGAGTGTAGCCAAGTATTGGTAGCCTTAACATACCATTTTAATACGAAGGGTCCTTGTGAGGCTCTGCTGCATTTGGAGGGATGGATTCCATCCAGTGTCACGATAGCCTCACCAGGAAGAGCATCTGCCAAGACATGTTGAAGTCTGAGAACTGCGACTTCGGCAGTTGATTTTTATGTCGAGAAACCTCTTGGGTTGGTGTTTGACATAACTTTGATTCATCCAAAAGGGGCCTTGCATTATTTACTCCGGTTTCAATAGTTTCACCGCCAAACGGCATTAGTAGAGAGAGGACATAATGAAGCAGACAGCTTTGGTGGCTGGTCCAGTATAAAGATGGTCAGACCTTTTCTGGACCTACAGGCCTGGCTGACTTTGGCCCATAGGATGACCCCGTTGCCCCGTCAGTGTATGGGAAAAGAGCCCAGGGAGGCCAGAGCGTGGAGAGGAAATGCAAACGGGATGCAATCTTGgccctcttttcctctttcttcatctttcaaCCTCTCAACACCATTTCCTACGCTCGAGAACCATCTCAAAGACATCTTTCGACCGTTGTAGCAACTGTTTGTTGTGTCACCAAACCAACCAGCCACAGACACACACACCCACTAACGTCAACCCTGACCCCTCTAATAAAACAAACCAAAAATGGTGAGTGAGCTCAGTTGCCCCGGACACCCCTTTCTTCGCCCACGTAAACAATGCACCCCGCCCTCTGATTCGACAGTTTGGTCGCCCGAATAAGTTGGAAGTTGGTTTTGCTTCAGCTCGCCCGGCACAAGCCTTGGTTTTTCGACCTGCATCTCGCATACTTCTACAACTACCGAGTAGCAACACTTTCAATCCCATTCTTCAGAACGCATTTTCCACATACACTCAAGCCTCGAAATCAATCAAATAAGCAATCATGTCTTCTAACAAGTTCGATTCTCAGGCTTCTACCAACTACAAGGAGGCTTTCGCCCTGTTCGATAAGCGCGGAAACGGCCGTGTCACTGTTGACAGCCTCGGTGATCTGCTGCGCGCCTGCGGCCAGAACCCTACTCTTGCTGAGATCCAGGACCTCGAGAAGAATGTCGGTGGTGAATGTGAGTATACTCCCTGCGGTGCGATTTAAAAGCGCATAACTGACCCTGGCGATACAGTCGACTTTGAGACATTCCAGCGTGTTTTGAACCGCCCTGGCGGCTTCCGCGATCCCGGCGAGCCTGAGGAATACTGCCGCGGTTTCCAAGTGTTTGATAAGGATATGACGGGTTTCATCGGCGTTGGCCAGCTCAAGTACATTCTCACAAACCTGGGCGAGAAGATGACTGACGAGGAGGTCgatgagctcctcaaggccGTTGACACCAGCTCAGGCCAGGTCAACTACACTGGTAAGTTCTACAGTACCCGAGATCCAATGGGGCAGCAGCTAATGCGATGCAATTACAGATCTCGTGCGAACCATCCTCGCCAACTAGACACTATACAGATATGGGCGGGTTAGGTTATGCATCTGCGTTGACGGACCGGCGTTTGCTTGTTTGATTGATtatggatatggatggaAATCGGCTATGGGAACGCTGAAATGATGAATTATTGCTGCGCATTTGCGACGCACTAGCATGTTGGATTTTTGTAGATACATAATTAGGGGACAGGAGTCTAGAAATGAAGCTCTGTGTGCCTTGACTTGAACAGTGTCTCATTTGGTGAAGTTACCATGACCTGAGCTCATATATGACGTCTGATATAAACAACCTTAATTGACCTCATTTCTGTTTACATAAACAGTTTCACATAAATCGATTAAAAGATTATGGTCTCGAGCTAAATTATGCCATATATAGCACATGATAACTCATTAGCCGCCCTGATCATGACACCGCATCCGACTGCCCCGCGTTTTCCATCCATAAGCGGGTCCACGAAGGAGCTCTACCTTTAGCTGCCTTCACTTAAGGTATCGCCCCATCTTGCTGCATCGACAGTACCGCTCTCTCAACGCCTTTGACGCCTAGAAACGGATCAATCGATTTAGTCTCAGAGCATAAGCCCCTCTTTCAACTGTAGGTTGCCtcaatcatccatcatcaagccaaTCGGCTAACATCCCAAGAAACATCCCGAGCCCGTCCATCCAATTTATATCCAAGCTGGATAAGCGTGCTTCCCGCAgacccctcctcctcctactcctcctctctctcttcatccttctcgtCGCCGTCACTCTGGCTTCCTCACGAGCCTTCTCTCGTCTCGGCTCTTTAGTGAATCACTTCAGATTCCAAGCCCCACGAACTATTCTATCACGAAGGCAGCTTGTTACTAGCACAATGGCTCCCGACAAGTATCGTAACCCTCCTCAGGCACCGCCTCTGTTCACCGCTACCCCCGATTCGATCGCTGCCGATACCAAGAAGCTTTGCGATGCTACGAAGAACGTATTGGACTCTGTAACTGCGAATGTCACTGCCGACAAGGCCTCTTTTGCCAATGTGCTTGAGCCCATCCTCATTGACGAGAACTTGGCTGCTACGCAGAGAcgcatcttgaccttctATCACCATGTTTCCACCAACAAGGAGCTTCGCGATGCCTCTACTGAGGCCGAGAGCGCCTTCAATGACTTCGGCATTGAATGCAACATGCGGGAGGACGTTTTCAATGCCGTCGACGCTGCCTACGCCAACCGAGAATCTCAGGATCTCACTAAGGAGCAGGCGCacgttcttgagaaggagcGGCAGAAATACATTCGAAACGGTCTTCGACTACCCGCTGGCCCCAAGCGAGACCGCTTCAAGGAGATCCAGAAGCGTCTGAGCGAGCTTGAGATAAAGGCCCAGAAAAACCTTAACGAAGAGAAGGGTGCCATCTGGTTCACCCCCGAGGAACTCAAGGGAGTTCCTTCTGACGACATCAACATTGATTCCCTGGAGAAGGGTACTGGCGAGAATGAGGGCAAAGTCAAGCTGTCCTTCAAGTACAACCATTACTTCCCCCTCATCAAGTATGCTATCGACGCCGATACGCGCCGCAAGTACACAATCGCGGAATCCAACAAGGTAAGATGAGCAGCGAAACTCCAAAATCTCAACTAATTAAACCTTCAGGCGAATGTCAATGTTCCCATCTTCCAAGAGATCATCACCCTCCGGGATGAGGCCGCTCGCCTTCTCGGTTACGACAACCATGCCGCTCTGCGCATTGAAGAaaagatggccaagactcCTGCTGCTGTTCGCACTTTCCTGGACGATCTTCGAAACAGACTGGCCGAAGGCGGTGCGAAGGAGATCAACGCACTGAAGGagtacaagaagaaggactaCGAGGAGCGCGGCCTTTCATTTGACGACAGCTTCTACATGTGGGACACATCGTTCTACTCCAGAATacaaaaggagaaggagtatAGTGTTGACGAAGCTGCCATCTCGCAGTACTTCCCTGTTGAGTCGACATTTGCTGGCATGCTTAAGATTTTCGAGGAGATTTTCGGCTTCGTGTTTGTCGAGCTCAAGCCTGATGAGCGAGCGAGACTCAGCCCCACTGGCAAGGCCGAAGACATTGTGTGGCATGAGGATGTTCTGATCTACAGCGTGTGGGACGATGAGGCCTCGGGCTCAAGCTTCAACGGTTACCTGTACCTGGATCTTCACCCCCGTGACAACAAGTATGGCCACAACGCCAACTTCAACCTCGAACCTGGTTATGTCactgaggatggcaagaagcATTACCCCGTCACTGCTCTTGTCTGCAATTTCAGTAAGCCTACACCCAAGAAACCTTCTCTGCTCAAGCATCATGAAGTTGTGACCCTGTTCCACGAGCTGGGCCATGGTATTCACGACTTGGCTGGCCGCACCCGCTACAGCTACTTCCACGGAACTTCTACGGTGCTCGACTTCGTTGAAGCTCCCTCTCAAATGCTGGAGAACTGGTGTTGGACACCTAGCGTGCTTAAATCGCTTTCCAAGCATTGGGAGACCCAGGAGCAAATCCCCGACGAGcttatcgagaagcttgtcTCAACCAAGCGTCTCAACTCCGCTATAGGTGCACTGGGACAGCTTGTTATTGGACTCTTTGACATGACTGTGCACACGCCCGAGTCCCatgaggctgtcaagaagctcaatgcTGGCCGAGTTTGGAACACTCTTAGGCATGAGATCTCTGGCACCAAGGGCCCTGAGGATCTGGGTGAAGGATTGTAAGTATCTACTGGAGATGACCTTTTACTGTTAAACTAACTTGCATGTAGTGAATGGGGTAACAGGCATGCCGGCATTGGCCACTTCATTGGCGGGTACGATGCTGGTTACTACGGCTATCTCTACTCAGAAGTGTTCTCGCTCGATATGTTCCACTCGTTCTTCGCCAAGAACCCAATGGACGGCAAGGAGGGTCGCCGATATCGCCATACCGTTCTCGAGAGAGGTGGTAGTATTCCAGAGTTGGAATTCTTGAGGGAGTTTCTGGGCCGAGAGCCTAGTTCGgaagctttctataaggagCTTGGACTTTCTTCATCCGCGTAGAAGAAAGCcacgaaaaaaaaaaggccgCGTAGACAATGTTTTATCATATCAAAGTCAGCGAAACAGAAGAGAATAAACTATCAGCGATTGGTCAGATAAAAGAAACAATGTCGTGAAAGTATCGCAGCTCGGAATGTTTATCGATGACCCACGTGGAAGTGTTGCACGAGAATAGTACCAAGTTCTTGGTTTCCAGGGGATGCAGTGATATACGAGAACATAATCTCGTATCTTGCGGCCACCCGTGCCGTAGATCTTGTTACCTTGGTGCTGTGCCTGGAGATTGGCTATGCAATGACCACACTCTAATGTCGTTACTGGACAGGCTGTAGTTGCAAGGTTGGCTGCATGGATAGTGGTGTTGTACGGTTATAGCGTTGTGTAACTCAGCGTTTTCGCCAAGTCGAGGACTGATAATATGAAACTAGAAATACAACCCTCGTAAGAATGTAAAATGAGAACCCAGCTGCGTTTGTTGAATGCAATTAGCCGTTACTGGGAAACAATCTTGGAGTGCACCGTGGCCTGTAGGCTCCCTTTCGGTCAGGATTTCTGAGTATGATAGGAGCGCTTATTTAAGCTTAACTTGTTAGAATTAATTGATTTGAAAGAGCTGATTGGAAGTGCAGGGAGTGACCTAATAAAGCATTATAGTAACTGTAAACACGGACTGAAAGTAGAGGTATTCAAGACTAATGAGTATAGACTCGAAATTGCTGGCTGGAAATACAAGACAAGGGTAAACGCTTGCCGAGGACTGATGTTGAGAGATCCAATGCCAAGGAGTCGGTAAGAAAATTCTGACTGGAAGGATTGTGGTTACATTCAGTCAATAATGTATCGAAATAATGGGCTGTTTTCTAGGATAAGGTACCGGAATTTCGGGCAACTTCCTCACCTTTCGCCTGGCACCTTGTAAGTTGGATGGTGTCGTCTAGATTCAGTCATCTACGATACCTACTCATAGTATCCTGAGTTGAGTGCTTACAATGGCCTTGAATGGCCTAGTTCACTACGTTGTGGCATCATCCCCAGAATCTCGAACAACAAGGAATACGTTTTCAAGAATCGTGGGGAAGTGAGATTCACATGCGGAGGCATCCCCGCCCCGAATTCATACTGAGATAGTCGGTACTGGGGAGTACCTGGTCTGCCCATGAAGCGATTCTGGGGAAATATCATCAACGGGGGTATCCGGAGCCGTGTGGAGGTGAGAAAACGGCGCTTGACCTCCGCGTGGCTGGCTGccgcgatggcttcatcaactcATTTGGTTGGAGTAGGCATCCATAATGTTCAACGACCGGGGACTAAGCCGGGCGCTACGGCGTTGAACGGGCTTTCGCCTCCGCGCCGCCGGTTCCCTTCCATCAGACCACTCCAAAGATCCCTGAAGGGGAGAGATTGAAGAGCCAGTGGGAGTTGAGGATTTGGAAGACAGGGCAGAGAGGAACAGACGAGAATGACGCGGTTTGTATTGCATCTTGagagtttgagtttgagtttgatggGATCTgcggagaagctggagatgggTTGAAGTTTTGGTGGTATGGATGGCTTGAGTGGGGGAACAGGTAGTCTAAGTTGAAGATTGCGGGGAAGATGGGGTAATATTGAGGGCATTGTAGACGATGAGATGTTGTTATCATATcaaaataaaagtaattatcaTTTGCTACTTAATACTTGAGGATGCATTGCATTTCATTGCTGCCTAGAATTAGTGGAAATATGATAGATATTTGAACTGCCTGACTGGTGAGAGATAGTGTTCTGCTTGTCTCATTACCAAGCAGCCACAGATGTATATCCAGTCAACTATTATACTGCACATTGCACATCCTCATTTCAACATGTACGTATCCGAGCTGAAATTTCTATTCACCGTCTCTGCCTGCTTGGCCTGCTCTCACATGCTGTAACAACGGCATCAACGGCGTGGCTGAAGAATCAGAAGAGCACGACTGGACAgagtctcttcctcgcttCAGGGCACGTTCCAGAAATGAAGCGTCATATGCAGGTTCCCTAGCGCTAAACCATCTCCAAAATGCTTTTAGCGGGCTGATGTTCCAGGCGATGTTACTCCCAAAAACGTGGCGGGGACCGGCGGGAAGACCGTAGCGTGCGGAGCAAACACCGGGAGTGGACCGTGCTGTACCGTGGGAGGGAGACTGAAGGAGGGAACGAATAGCCTTTTGAAGATCGGTTTGTGTCACGAAAAATATTGAGAGTGTCTGATTTGTCGGGGCTTACTCGAAAGGTGTTTCATACGATTTACTACTTAGCTGTCAGTATGAGAATACAGGTCTAGAGTGAAGTCATGATCTCTTCCTTGTTCCTGGCTGAAGATCTTGGATCAAGGAGTGATTGTATCGAAGTGTGTTGATTGGGTTGTCCGtgagaagaggggaaacCCAAAGTGCCGTTGAGAATGGAGATACAAAGTCTTGGCTGTGTTTAGAGCAGCGAATGTAGTAGAGAAAAACTGGGACTGATGAGGGGATACAGGCTTAGTTTTGAAAGGCGTGCTTCCGATAGTTGGACCTAATGCATAGGTAGTCcccggggagcaagaaaatatcagaccttgatgtagggtgctaaaataaaatcaGAACaaggtatcctaaacctagactaaacttatgctagattacccaagtctttttgtcatttagtatcaaggtcctgagttttctttcctcccgACAAACTGCGGATCCGATGCAAGATAATAAGCAATGTAGGGATAAGGATGTGAAAACAAACAGTTTAGTTGATCATCAGTGAGCCCCAGAATTAGAATCCGTGAATGTAAATCTAAATCTGAATCTGAATCTGAATCTCTTTAGGGACATGTTTGCGTTTGTGTCAAGAATGGGATGACATGACATGCCCCGTCCCCCGTCATCTCTGAACACAAGGTCTTTCATCTGGAGACACAGTAACATGACCTTACATGACATTACATTacatgagatgagagaccATGCACGATTCGATTTCAGCAGACTTCGAAATAATGGTACATGTACACCGATCAATTCTATCTTAGTACGTTAGTCCTTGGAAGACACGGCGCTGATCACTAAGAACGTATGTAAAGTTGGGGAAAATAAACTTCAACTTGGCATTGGAGATTCCTTTAGCGATTGACACTAACGAAAGCACATACACCAAAACCCCGATGATCTACTGCCCTGTAAACCAATTAGTGGCCATGCTCGCTAGTCTGACCCGACTCTCTCTATCCCTCTCTCACCTCTCACCTTTCCCTTCGTCACGGCTCACACCTCGCACATGAGTTACATGGCCCAACACGCTCAGAGCGCCATCTCGCGTGGCCGCCCCTCGGAAACacaaggaaagaaaaagacaaaaAAGAGCGTGACGTTTGGCGTTACATGGCCCATCTGCCGGGCTCCATAATGATTTTCAACTaactcaagtcaagtcatATCAAGTCAAGGACAATGTAAGTTGATGCTTGCGTGCAAGGATTGTATTCCCTGCAAAGGTACCCCaagcccccccccccccccccccccccccccgggccaagagaggaaagaaaggcaagATTCTCAAGATTCTCATGCGGCGAGTATTTTTCTACACCCCCTCCCCTTCTGAGACATCAGAGATTTTCATACCCTGTAAATGTGGAGGAGAGATACATCGAGAAGGATTCTGACATGTGGTTCGTCGGCTAGTATAGTCGGCTGCAGTAGACGGACGGACAAACGGAGGAGACAAGGGAATCCAAGGGTTGCATACTACTCCAATTCCATTCTCTCCGCACTAACGAGACTATCATCCCTCCATCGTTGGCTCAAGACGGGAAACGTGGGCGCCCAACTTCTCCACACGCCGAGTTAGGGGTCTAAATAGTACGTTGAGAAGTGAGGCTTTCCTAGGATATAGGTACCTACACTCAAGCCTGAGGGAGGTTAGAATAGTTGACTATTAAAAGGGCCACTTTCCCCAGGTTCCCCGAAAGAGATATCCTGCCAGACAAGCATCTACAACTATCAACGAGAACAGAAGCAGAGACAGGATCAGAATTGGaaacttgcttcttcttttgcttgtTTCGTTCTCCCGTTTCTCGCCTCGTTGATACTACGCAAATAAGAGGGTTTCCTTCCTTCCCCCTTGTTGCACCTGCACCGTCACTCCCGCGTCTGGGGTTCGGGCATTACCTTCCATACTTGACTTGATTTGGCCCTACAGCTCCTTCTGTCTGTCTCTCATATTGACGAGGTTCTGTTGCTCAGATACCACCTTCCTCCTCTTTTGAGCCTCCATTCTTAGGTTCCTTCCTCCCCTTCTGTCTCGGCTGGTTGCTTCTCTGCATCCTCTGTCCTCCGTCAGTTCCTTCCCACCACGTTTTTTAGAAGCCGGCCCTACTTCTACCCATCACCTTCTCGTGTGATCCTACGATAGATCACCTTACCTTAGACCCTTGTCTACAAGTTCTTTGGTTGTTTTGGATTCCTTCATCATGAGTGACTACGACCGAAAGGAAactttggaggagaaggcctCAACCTCGGAGGTTGATCTTGCTGGTGTTAATGACCCTTATGCTGGACTTACCGAGGAAGAGGCGAGAGAAGCTGTAAGTGGCATTGAAACAGAATTTTGATGATCTGCACTAACAAGGTttcaggagaagaagttgctTCGAAAGATTGATATGAGACTCGTTCCTTGGGTATGACAACTCTGCACTATATACCATGTAACCTACTAACCACAATCCAGCTTTGCCTCCTTTACCTCATCTGCTTCCTCGACCGAACCAATATCGGAAATGCAAAGATTGCCGGTTTACTGGATGATGTGCATATGGACACTCACCATTTCAACCTGACTTTGACCATTTTCTACATCTCATACGCCGTCTTTGAGCCTCTTGCCAATGTCCTGCTCAAGTGGTCCAAGCCATCCATCTTCATTCCTGCCATCATGTGAGTTTAAATCTTCGGCAAACCACTAGCACAGAACTAATTAGTGTTCAGGGTCCTCTGGGGTGCCTCAATGCTGGGAATGGGCTTCGTAAAGACCTGGGACGGCCTCATGGCTGCTCGATGGTTCCTCGGCGTCACAGAAGCCGGCCTCTTCCCCGGAATTAACTACTACCTTTCCTGCTGGTATAAGCGATCCGAATTCGGTGCTCGTGCCGCATGGTTCTTCTCAGCTGCAGCTCTTGCCGGTTCTTTCGGTGGTCTCTTGGCTGCTGCTATCCAGAAGATGGATGGTGTCTCCGGTATTGCCGGCTGGGCATGGATTTTCATCCTCGAAGGTCTTATGACCATCGTTGTTGGTATCATCTCGTTCTGGATGGTCCATGATTTCCCCACCGATGCCAAGTTTATCACCGAAGAGGAACGAGCTCGCGTCATCTATCGACTCACTGCCGACAAGCAATCTTCTGCCCAGGATGAACAATTCAAGATGAAGTACTTCTGGCAGTCTATCACCGACTGGAAGACCTACTGCGGCATGCTCATCTACATGGGACCCCTGATGCCCCTGTACTCTTTCAGCGTTTTCCTGCCTACCATCATCCAGAACATGGCCTTCACCGACAAGAAGGCCGTTGTCAAGAACCAGCTTCTCAGCGTACCACCCTACGCTTTGGCCGCAGTTGTTACTATTTGCGTTGGTATATATTCCGACAGACTCAACAAGCGAGGCATCTTCAACCTGTGCGCTGCCCCTGTCGGTATGGCAGGCTTCATCATGCTTATCGCCTCTACGAACCCTGCTGTTCAGTACACTGGTTGCTTCCTGGGTGCCCTGGGCATCTACCCTGTCATTCCAATCACGATCAGTTGGGTCGCCAACAATGTTGAGGGTGTTTACAAGCGAGGCATCACTCTCGGGTTTGTCATAGGATGGGGCAACCTCAACGGTGTTGTGAGCAGCAACGTCTTCATCAACGGTCCACGATTCTACCCAGGACATGGAACTGTCCTTGCGTACATGTTTTGTGGTATCTTTTGTGGAAGTCTTCTGATGTATTTCTTGCTCTCGCGTGAGAATAAGGCGCGGTTGGCTGGTGAGCGGGATCACCTAGTGGAGGGCAAGTCTGAGGCGGAGATCCATGAGATGGGAGATAAGCGACCCGATTTCCTTTACACACTGTAATGATATTTACGATACgtcagaaagagaaggattgTTAGTCGTGGATGGTATTATACAGGGTCTATAGTTTTTGAGCTCTTTCGTTAGCTAGATTGTCAAGCGGCGCTGAGCTCAATCGATTCATTAACTTAGCTGacttgtctcttttctctgcaTTTTTGACGGCTGTGTGCATAATTCTCTCATGCGAGAGCTGCAGGTGAGAAACTGTGCTGTGGGTTTGTC encodes the following:
- a CDS encoding related to calmodulin; its protein translation is MSSNKFDSQASTNYKEAFALFDKRGNGRVTVDSLGDLLRACGQNPTLAEIQDLEKNVGGEFDFETFQRVLNRPGGFRDPGEPEEYCRGFQVFDKDMTGFIGVGQLKYILTNLGEKMTDEEVDELLKAVDTSSGQVNYTDLVRTILAN
- a CDS encoding related to metalloproteinase is translated as MAPDKYRNPPQAPPLFTATPDSIAADTKKLCDATKNVLDSVTANVTADKASFANVLEPILIDENLAATQRRILTFYHHVSTNKELRDASTEAESAFNDFGIECNMREDVFNAVDAAYANRESQDLTKEQAHVLEKERQKYIRNGLRLPAGPKRDRFKEIQKRLSELEIKAQKNLNEEKGAIWFTPEELKGVPSDDINIDSLEKGTGENEGKVKLSFKYNHYFPLIKYAIDADTRRKYTIAESNKANVNVPIFQEIITLRDEAARLLGYDNHAALRIEEKMAKTPAAVRTFLDDLRNRLAEGGAKEINALKEYKKKDYEERGLSFDDSFYMWDTSFYSRIQKEKEYSVDEAAISQYFPVESTFAGMLKIFEEIFGFVFVELKPDERARLSPTGKAEDIVWHEDVLIYSVWDDEASGSSFNGYLYLDLHPRDNKYGHNANFNLEPGYVTEDGKKHYPVTALVCNFSKPTPKKPSLLKHHEVVTLFHELGHGIHDLAGRTRYSYFHGTSTVLDFVEAPSQMLENWCWTPSVLKSLSKHWETQEQIPDELIEKLVSTKRLNSAIGALGQLVIGLFDMTVHTPESHEAVKKLNAGRVWNTLRHEISGTKGPEDLGEGFEWGNRHAGIGHFIGGYDAGYYGYLYSEVFSLDMFHSFFAKNPMDGKEGRRYRHTVLERGGSIPELEFLREFLGREPSSEAFYKELGLSSSA
- a CDS encoding related to allantoate permease, with the protein product MSDYDRKETLEEKASTSEVDLAGVNDPYAGLTEEEAREAEKKLLRKIDMRLVPWLCLLYLICFLDRTNIGNAKIAGLLDDVHMDTHHFNLTLTIFYISYAVFEPLANVLLKWSKPSIFIPAIMVLWGASMLGMGFVKTWDGLMAARWFLGVTEAGLFPGINYYLSCWYKRSEFGARAAWFFSAAALAGSFGGLLAAAIQKMDGVSGIAGWAWIFILEGLMTIVVGIISFWMVHDFPTDAKFITEEERARVIYRLTADKQSSAQDEQFKMKYFWQSITDWKTYCGMLIYMGPLMPLYSFSVFLPTIIQNMAFTDKKAVVKNQLLSVPPYALAAVVTICVGIYSDRLNKRGIFNLCAAPVGMAGFIMLIASTNPAVQYTGCFLGALGIYPVIPITISWVANNVEGVYKRGITLGFVIGWGNLNGVVSSNVFINGPRFYPGHGTVLAYMFCGIFCGSLLMYFLLSRENKARLAGERDHLVEGKSEAEIHEMGDKRPDFLYTL